The Shewanella sp. NFH-SH190041 genome has a window encoding:
- a CDS encoding methyl-accepting chemotaxis protein, producing the protein MFAAPHSRSATAPHIDRVTGFTHNIISHSKGILLTVCLSAAITFGLVPLSQAFTLLASNNHHQSVTRNVSSPLPSQPSATQISQTRYQSAMNIWTEWQKLQYATGLFAATYQSDWLTRAMRQLQQIRKRLQLPPWQLTTGQHSNFQPSSGLRPYFDKAYAQLDQLLAHETRRRETAYNQLAQLELRLQQALMQLGNQARARNDIVALFYTFQVQESIMDLLLASQNYQAAHQTDTLTSAKEALDNVRPPLLRLLAAQIDPADIQQISKLRLDLDQYRNILTQLADIIEPRTQALLSQLLSDNAALTARLNTYLTLHRPLSQQTNANTNTNTNTNTNNNANNSRAESQNTIANEATGPAQQASQTKNDSPSPAITHSPSESVIAKDNAPNQETHLEADTKPKAENTANISSSINAAAKTTMPGKIISAPLPPSGTDTEMETKTATTATPATNAITDPSSSFDAAALKARVSARVDTAISQLSSKLSQQENNPQPALLKQASSPSQQTASALMAGIDNPNTVSATETSASIGLMHFWPRALLAVIVATALAILLLRWQLRRRLGADLNNIMRYCQALEQGLPTAATPSSANRPTGLYGQLFILGQTLTRERAQLKATQEGITTLHQALLPLQQQQQKQAEKMTESMRHSCSLANEAFSSGDELGGQLQQAKTAVIAAQQQIHTGEQALQQQNQSIAELVAHIDSVCQTVAKVEQDTDNIGHILRVIDEIAEQTNLLALNAAIEAARAGEQGRGFAVVADEVRALASRTQQSTVEVQNLITQLQSHAKQSVELMAQAGKDAKQTRQGTDDTHKALQTVTQAITQVKNLNLALAESGTQQLSGLTSLQQHLSAVEQQQRQVTKTAVSLSRKLGNINQAGMLS; encoded by the coding sequence ATGTTTGCTGCCCCGCATTCCCGTTCAGCAACAGCCCCACACATCGACCGCGTTACCGGTTTTACCCATAACATTATCTCGCATTCTAAGGGCATCCTACTGACTGTTTGTCTGAGCGCAGCAATCACCTTTGGGCTGGTGCCTCTTAGCCAGGCTTTTACCCTCTTGGCATCCAATAACCACCATCAGAGCGTGACCCGCAATGTCAGCTCACCATTACCCTCTCAACCAAGCGCTACGCAGATTAGTCAAACCCGTTATCAAAGCGCGATGAATATTTGGACTGAATGGCAAAAGCTTCAATATGCCACAGGACTGTTTGCCGCCACTTACCAGAGCGATTGGTTGACCCGAGCAATGCGGCAATTACAACAGATCCGTAAACGCTTGCAATTGCCACCTTGGCAATTAACCACTGGTCAACATAGTAACTTTCAACCCAGCAGCGGGCTAAGGCCCTATTTTGACAAAGCTTATGCTCAATTGGATCAATTGCTGGCACATGAAACCCGTCGCAGAGAAACTGCTTACAACCAATTGGCACAGCTAGAATTACGCCTGCAACAGGCACTGATGCAACTGGGGAATCAAGCTAGAGCCCGTAATGATATTGTCGCCTTGTTTTATACCTTCCAAGTGCAAGAAAGCATTATGGATCTACTGCTAGCCAGCCAAAATTATCAAGCGGCTCATCAAACAGATACGCTCACCAGCGCCAAAGAAGCATTAGATAATGTCCGTCCCCCACTACTGCGACTCCTCGCGGCGCAAATCGATCCTGCTGACATTCAGCAAATCAGTAAATTACGGCTGGATTTAGATCAATACCGTAATATCCTCACCCAGTTAGCCGATATTATTGAGCCCAGAACACAAGCACTGTTATCCCAATTACTCAGCGATAATGCAGCCCTAACCGCCAGACTAAATACTTACCTGACCCTGCATCGGCCTCTGTCACAACAAACTAATGCCAATACCAATACCAATACCAATACCAATACCAATAATAATGCCAACAACTCGCGTGCCGAAAGCCAAAACACCATAGCCAATGAGGCTACAGGCCCGGCACAGCAAGCTTCTCAGACTAAAAATGATAGCCCATCCCCAGCAATAACCCATTCACCATCAGAGTCTGTGATTGCCAAGGATAATGCCCCGAATCAAGAGACTCACCTTGAAGCGGATACGAAACCTAAGGCAGAAAATACTGCCAATATAAGCTCAAGCATCAATGCGGCGGCTAAAACCACAATGCCCGGCAAGATAATATCAGCCCCCCTTCCCCCTAGCGGCACAGATACGGAAATGGAAACGAAAACAGCTACAACAGCCACTCCCGCGACAAATGCCATAACTGACCCATCAAGCAGTTTTGATGCCGCAGCACTAAAGGCTCGCGTTAGCGCCCGAGTCGATACTGCTATCTCTCAGTTGAGTAGCAAACTAAGCCAACAAGAAAATAACCCACAGCCAGCGTTACTCAAACAGGCTTCAAGTCCATCACAGCAGACAGCCTCAGCACTGATGGCGGGGATAGACAATCCCAATACAGTATCCGCAACTGAGACTTCAGCGAGTATCGGACTCATGCACTTTTGGCCCAGAGCCCTGCTAGCAGTAATCGTCGCTACTGCACTGGCTATTTTGTTATTGCGCTGGCAACTCCGTCGCCGACTCGGCGCCGATTTAAACAATATTATGCGATATTGCCAGGCACTGGAGCAGGGGCTACCAACCGCGGCAACACCATCCTCGGCTAACCGGCCGACGGGATTGTACGGGCAGTTATTCATCTTAGGGCAAACCCTTACCCGAGAGCGGGCTCAGTTAAAAGCGACACAGGAAGGCATAACGACACTGCACCAGGCACTGTTACCGCTGCAGCAACAGCAACAAAAACAGGCTGAGAAAATGACAGAATCCATGAGACACAGTTGCAGCCTGGCCAATGAAGCTTTCTCCAGTGGAGATGAACTGGGAGGGCAACTGCAACAAGCAAAAACCGCTGTGATAGCGGCGCAACAGCAAATTCATACCGGAGAGCAAGCTTTACAACAGCAAAATCAATCCATTGCTGAGTTAGTGGCCCATATTGATAGTGTCTGTCAAACGGTCGCTAAAGTTGAGCAAGATACTGACAACATAGGTCATATTCTGCGGGTGATTGATGAAATCGCGGAGCAAACCAACCTGTTAGCACTCAACGCAGCCATTGAAGCTGCACGGGCTGGAGAGCAAGGTCGGGGGTTTGCCGTCGTCGCCGATGAAGTAAGAGCCCTTGCCAGTCGAACCCAGCAAAGTACCGTGGAAGTACAAAATTTGATCACGCAACTGCAAAGTCATGCCAAGCAATCTGTCGAGTTGATGGCTCAAGCGGGCAAAGATGCCAAACAGACCCGCCAAGGCACGGATGATACCCACAAGGCACTGCAGACCGTCACCCAAGCCATTACCCAGGTAAAAAACTTAAATTTAGCCCTCGCAGAGTCCGGCACCCAACAACTCAGTGGTTTAACTTCATTACAGCAGCACCTTAGCGCAGTTGAACAGCAGCAACGTCAGGTCACCAAAACCGCGGTTAGTTTAAGCCGCAAGTTGGGTAATATTAACCAGGCCGGAATGCTCTCTTAA
- a CDS encoding SDR family oxidoreductase, which produces MELKDKVVVITGGAGGLGLAMAQEFAAAGARLALIDVDQDKLERACADLGASAPQTEVQGYAFDITDEEDVVAGFQYILEDFGQVNVLVNNAGILLDGMLLKAKEGQVTERMSLAQFQAVINVNLTGSFLCGREAAAAMIASAQPGIIVNISSLARAGNMGQSNYAASKAGVAAMSVGWAKELARYGIRSVAVAPGVIETDMTAAMKPEALARLENMVPVGRLGKPDEVAKTVMFAVENDYINGRVLEVDGGIRL; this is translated from the coding sequence ATGGAATTGAAAGATAAGGTTGTTGTCATTACCGGTGGTGCCGGTGGATTGGGACTGGCGATGGCCCAGGAATTTGCCGCTGCAGGAGCCCGTTTGGCACTGATTGATGTGGATCAGGATAAATTAGAGCGTGCCTGTGCCGATCTGGGCGCCAGCGCGCCACAGACCGAAGTGCAGGGATATGCGTTTGATATCACTGATGAAGAAGATGTAGTGGCAGGTTTTCAGTACATTTTAGAAGATTTTGGTCAAGTCAATGTGCTGGTCAATAACGCCGGTATTTTACTCGATGGCATGCTGTTAAAAGCGAAAGAGGGGCAGGTGACTGAGCGGATGTCACTGGCTCAGTTCCAAGCGGTGATCAATGTGAATTTGACCGGAAGTTTCCTTTGTGGCCGTGAAGCCGCAGCTGCCATGATTGCATCAGCGCAGCCGGGCATTATCGTGAATATCTCCAGTTTGGCTCGGGCCGGTAATATGGGGCAGAGCAATTATGCTGCTTCTAAAGCCGGTGTTGCTGCCATGTCAGTTGGCTGGGCGAAAGAATTGGCTCGCTACGGTATTCGCAGTGTGGCAGTAGCGCCCGGTGTAATAGAAACCGACATGACAGCGGCAATGAAGCCCGAAGCGCTGGCGCGGTTGGAAAATATGGTGCCGGTTGGCCGTCTGGGAAAACCGGATGAAGTGGCCAAGACAGTGATGTTTGCGGTAGAAAATGATTATATCAATGGCCGGGTATTGGAAGTGGATGGCGGGATCCGCCTGTAA
- the mmsB gene encoding 3-hydroxyisobutyrate dehydrogenase → MATVAFIGLGNMGGPMAANLVKAGMTVTGYDLNPMALQTLTDLGGLQATTACGAAAGADVVITMLPAGQHVRQLYLGNDAAGEQGLLAVVGQDTLLIDCSTIDADSARTVAAAAQERGLTFIDAPVSGGTAGASAGTLTFICGGTDDGFARAQPYLQQMGGNIFHAGATGAGQIAKICNNMLLSVLMVGTSEALAMGIDNGLDPKVLSDIMKVSSGGNWTLNKYNPCPGVMDAVPSSHGYQGGFMVDLMIKDLGLAMETALRSHSSTPMGALARSLYVSHAKGGLTQSGNGRRDFSSIFEQFITPANDE, encoded by the coding sequence ATGGCGACAGTTGCATTTATTGGTTTGGGGAATATGGGTGGCCCAATGGCGGCTAATCTGGTTAAAGCCGGTATGACGGTGACAGGTTATGATCTGAATCCGATGGCATTACAGACACTAACTGACCTTGGTGGTTTGCAGGCAACGACTGCTTGTGGCGCTGCAGCAGGTGCGGATGTTGTTATCACCATGCTGCCTGCGGGGCAACATGTTCGCCAGCTTTATTTAGGCAATGATGCCGCGGGTGAGCAAGGTCTGTTGGCGGTGGTGGGCCAAGATACTTTGCTGATTGATTGCTCTACCATAGATGCTGATAGTGCTCGCACGGTTGCGGCAGCTGCGCAAGAACGAGGTCTGACCTTTATCGATGCGCCGGTATCCGGAGGTACTGCCGGGGCGAGTGCTGGCACATTGACCTTTATCTGTGGTGGCACTGACGATGGCTTTGCGCGAGCACAGCCATATCTGCAACAGATGGGCGGGAATATTTTCCATGCCGGCGCCACGGGTGCCGGTCAAATTGCCAAAATCTGCAATAATATGCTGCTGTCGGTGCTGATGGTTGGCACCAGTGAAGCGTTGGCGATGGGAATCGATAATGGACTGGATCCCAAGGTATTATCTGACATTATGAAAGTCAGCAGTGGTGGCAATTGGACGCTGAATAAATATAATCCCTGCCCCGGGGTGATGGACGCTGTACCATCTTCTCACGGCTATCAGGGGGGGTTTATGGTGGATTTGATGATTAAAGATCTGGGGTTGGCCATGGAAACAGCACTGCGTAGCCACTCGAGTACACCTATGGGGGCCTTGGCGCGTAGCTTGTATGTCAGCCATGCTAAAGGCGGCCTGACACAAAGCGGCAATGGTCGGCGAGATTTTTCCAGTATTTTTGAGCAATTTATTACCCCCGCCAATGATGAGTAG
- a CDS encoding enoyl-CoA hydratase/isomerase family protein, with protein MDKVVFQTLGCEGGKQIGIATLNVEQALNALNLDMVRLLTLQLDAWRTQDEIACVVLDGAGDKAFCAGGDVRAITQASRDKPGQIAPEAQTFFTEEYQLDYLIHTLGKPVLVWGDGIVMGGGLGLMAAASHRVVTQRSRIAMPEVTIGLYPDVGGSFFLNRMPGKTGLFLGLTGYNMNGADALYVDLANFAIDRENKEPLWDALAAVCWQDDANRNHDLLSQALNGFYDGKIANDSRLKTHQGRIDELMAGSLADIHARLSSLDETCLAEHEASWLGRARETFLTGSPLSWHLIYAQMQLGTEMSLAECFRQELGWSVNCCAHGDFCEGVRALLLDKDKQPQWQVASGQRVPQSLLDRLMTSPWDEASHPLKAL; from the coding sequence ATGGATAAAGTCGTATTTCAAACCTTGGGGTGTGAAGGCGGTAAGCAAATCGGTATTGCCACCCTTAATGTAGAGCAAGCACTCAATGCATTGAACTTGGATATGGTGCGGCTGTTAACGCTGCAGCTGGATGCTTGGCGTACGCAGGATGAAATAGCCTGTGTCGTACTTGATGGTGCAGGTGATAAAGCGTTTTGTGCCGGTGGCGATGTGCGGGCAATTACGCAGGCATCCCGAGATAAACCGGGTCAGATAGCTCCTGAAGCTCAAACCTTTTTTACTGAAGAATATCAGCTGGATTACCTGATCCATACCTTAGGTAAACCTGTGTTGGTATGGGGCGATGGTATTGTGATGGGGGGCGGCTTAGGTTTGATGGCGGCAGCGAGCCACAGAGTGGTCACTCAGCGCTCCCGTATTGCCATGCCTGAGGTGACGATAGGCTTGTATCCGGATGTTGGCGGCAGTTTTTTCCTTAACCGTATGCCGGGCAAAACTGGGCTGTTCCTTGGGCTAACCGGTTATAACATGAATGGTGCCGATGCCCTGTATGTGGACTTGGCCAATTTTGCCATCGACCGAGAGAACAAAGAGCCCTTGTGGGATGCCTTAGCCGCAGTGTGCTGGCAGGATGATGCCAATCGCAACCATGATTTGCTCAGTCAGGCGCTCAATGGTTTTTATGATGGCAAGATTGCTAACGATAGCCGCCTTAAGACCCATCAGGGGCGTATTGATGAGCTGATGGCAGGATCCTTGGCTGACATTCATGCCCGTCTGTCGTCCTTGGATGAGACTTGCCTGGCCGAACATGAGGCAAGCTGGCTGGGGCGAGCCAGAGAAACTTTCCTTACCGGCAGCCCTTTAAGTTGGCACCTTATTTACGCTCAGATGCAATTAGGCACAGAAATGTCACTGGCAGAGTGCTTTCGTCAGGAGCTGGGGTGGAGCGTTAACTGCTGCGCCCATGGTGATTTTTGTGAAGGGGTACGGGCCTTGTTACTGGATAAAGACAAGCAGCCGCAATGGCAGGTGGCTAGCGGACAACGCGTGCCTCAATCCTTACTGGATAGACTGATGACCTCGCCTTGGGATGAAGCCAGCCATCCACTAAAGGCGCTTTAG
- a CDS encoding enoyl-CoA hydratase translates to MTQLIERIEGNTAILTISNPPANTWTQAGLYHLRNKILELDADPEIYALVLTGEGEKFFSAGADLKLFADGDKGNAATMAMAFGEAFETLSAFRGVSIAAINGYAMGGGLEVALACDIRIAESQAQMALPEATVGLLPCAGGTQNLTALVGEGWAKRMILCGERIKADKAHSIGLVEEVVETGEALETAIELAAKVANQSPSSMAVCKQLIQAGRAMPRTQALPLERELFIGLFDTEDQAEGVNAFLEKRQPEWKNA, encoded by the coding sequence ATGACTCAACTGATTGAACGCATCGAAGGCAATACCGCAATTTTGACTATCAGTAACCCGCCAGCCAATACCTGGACGCAAGCAGGGTTATATCATCTGCGCAATAAGATTCTGGAGCTGGATGCAGACCCGGAGATCTACGCCTTAGTGTTGACAGGAGAAGGTGAGAAGTTTTTCTCAGCTGGGGCAGATTTGAAGCTGTTTGCCGATGGTGACAAAGGCAATGCGGCCACCATGGCTATGGCCTTTGGTGAAGCATTTGAAACCCTAAGTGCATTTCGAGGCGTCTCTATTGCCGCAATTAATGGTTATGCCATGGGGGGCGGGTTAGAGGTGGCGCTAGCCTGTGATATCCGTATTGCAGAATCTCAGGCGCAGATGGCCTTGCCTGAGGCGACTGTTGGTCTGCTGCCCTGTGCTGGTGGGACTCAGAATTTAACGGCTCTGGTTGGCGAAGGCTGGGCCAAGCGGATGATCCTGTGTGGTGAACGCATCAAAGCTGATAAGGCCCACAGTATCGGGTTGGTGGAAGAGGTGGTTGAAACCGGTGAGGCGTTGGAAACAGCCATTGAATTGGCAGCTAAAGTGGCCAATCAAAGCCCATCTAGCATGGCTGTGTGTAAGCAGCTGATCCAAGCCGGTCGCGCTATGCCGCGAACTCAAGCACTGCCCCTGGAGCGTGAACTCTTTATCGGCCTGTTTGATACCGAAGATCAAGCTGAAGGGGTTAATGCGTTTTTGGAAAAGCGTCAGCCAGAGTGGAAAAACGCATAA
- a CDS encoding acyl-CoA dehydrogenase family protein produces MDFNLNEDQRQFAELARQFATEELAPHAARWDEEHHFPKDVIQKAGELGFCALYSPQSEGGMGLSRLDAAIIFEELSAGCTATTAMLTIHNMATWMITSWGSETLRSGWSEPLTTGQKLASYCLTEPGAGSDAASLQTKAVREGDEYVISGAKMFISGAGDTEMLVVMCRTGGDGPKGISAIAVPADTAGIIYGKAEDKMGWNAQPTRLVTFDAVRVPVANLLREEGQGFTFAMKGLDGGRINIATCSVGTAQAALDRATAYMQERKQFGKPLAAFQALQFKLADMATELVAARQMVRLAAFKLDSGDVEATAYCAMAKRFATDVGFQVCDAALQLHGGYGYIREYPLERHFRDVRVHQILEGTNEIMRLIIARRLLDEHVGEIK; encoded by the coding sequence ATGGATTTCAATCTCAACGAAGATCAACGTCAGTTTGCCGAACTGGCCCGTCAGTTCGCCACCGAAGAGCTCGCGCCCCATGCAGCGCGCTGGGATGAAGAGCATCATTTCCCGAAAGATGTTATTCAAAAAGCCGGTGAACTGGGCTTTTGCGCTTTGTACTCGCCGCAAAGCGAGGGGGGCATGGGGCTGAGTCGCTTAGATGCTGCCATTATTTTTGAAGAACTGTCCGCCGGATGTACCGCCACCACAGCCATGCTGACCATTCACAATATGGCCACCTGGATGATCACCTCTTGGGGCAGTGAAACCTTGCGCAGTGGGTGGAGCGAGCCTCTGACCACAGGTCAGAAGCTGGCATCTTACTGTTTGACTGAGCCGGGGGCCGGCAGTGATGCCGCCTCATTGCAGACAAAAGCCGTGCGTGAAGGCGATGAGTATGTGATTTCCGGCGCTAAGATGTTTATCTCCGGCGCCGGAGATACCGAAATGCTGGTGGTGATGTGCCGCACCGGTGGAGACGGCCCGAAGGGGATCTCAGCCATTGCTGTGCCAGCAGATACCGCCGGCATTATTTACGGTAAAGCGGAAGATAAAATGGGTTGGAATGCCCAACCAACCAGATTGGTAACCTTTGATGCTGTGCGCGTGCCTGTCGCTAATCTTTTAAGGGAAGAAGGCCAAGGGTTTACATTTGCCATGAAAGGCTTAGATGGCGGACGTATTAATATTGCGACCTGCTCTGTGGGTACAGCACAAGCGGCACTGGACAGAGCTACAGCCTATATGCAGGAGCGCAAGCAGTTTGGTAAGCCGTTAGCGGCATTCCAAGCATTGCAATTTAAATTGGCCGATATGGCTACTGAGCTGGTAGCTGCACGGCAGATGGTGCGACTGGCGGCATTTAAGCTCGATTCCGGTGATGTCGAGGCGACTGCTTATTGTGCTATGGCCAAACGTTTTGCGACCGATGTGGGCTTTCAGGTTTGTGATGCTGCACTGCAATTGCACGGTGGCTACGGCTATATCCGCGAATATCCGTTAGAGCGACATTTCCGCGATGTCCGTGTTCACCAGATCTTGGAGGGCACTAATGAGATTATGCGCCTGATTATCGCTCGTCGTCTGCTGGATGAGCATGTGGGCGAGATTAAATAA
- a CDS encoding CoA-acylating methylmalonate-semialdehyde dehydrogenase: MTTLIKHYIDGEFTPGGGQRQIIVTNPANNQPIAQINCATDAEVYQAISSAKAAFQTWKETPVSERARVMLRYQHLLKEHHDELATILAKETGKTFEDAKGDVWRGIEVAEHACNIASLLMGETVENVAHKIDTYSYTQPLGVCAGITPFNFPAMIPLWMFPLAIACGNTFVLKPSEQDPMTPLRLAELFEQAGAPKGVLQLVHGDKSAVDILLTHADIKAISFVGSVGVGQYVYKTGTDHLKRVQAFAGAKNHSVIMPDANKDQVLNNLVGASVGAAGQRCMAISVAVFVGEAKAWIPELKARLAKVRPGLWDDDEAGYGPLISPQAKERVLSLIAKGKEEGAECLLDGSEFTLAGYESGNWVGPTMFTKVTPEMTIYKEEIFGPVLCCVESDSLEDAIELVNASPYGNGTSIFTASGAAARKYQHEVEVGQVGVNVPIPVPLPFFSFTGWKGSFYGDQHAYGKQAVRFFTETKTITARWFEDDIPSGPNMTIALK, encoded by the coding sequence ATGACCACTTTGATAAAACATTATATTGATGGTGAATTTACCCCGGGCGGCGGCCAGCGACAAATCATCGTGACCAATCCCGCCAATAATCAGCCAATTGCGCAAATTAACTGTGCGACAGATGCGGAAGTATACCAAGCCATTTCCAGCGCCAAGGCGGCATTTCAAACTTGGAAAGAAACACCGGTTTCTGAGCGTGCTCGGGTTATGTTGCGTTACCAGCATTTGCTAAAAGAACACCATGATGAGTTGGCCACAATTCTGGCCAAAGAGACCGGCAAGACCTTTGAAGACGCCAAAGGTGATGTTTGGCGGGGCATTGAAGTGGCTGAACATGCCTGCAATATTGCATCTTTATTGATGGGTGAAACCGTTGAAAATGTGGCCCATAAAATTGATACCTACAGCTACACCCAACCCCTGGGTGTTTGTGCCGGTATTACCCCTTTTAATTTCCCCGCGATGATCCCGCTATGGATGTTTCCGCTAGCAATTGCCTGCGGGAACACCTTCGTATTGAAGCCTTCAGAGCAAGATCCAATGACGCCGCTGCGTTTAGCAGAACTGTTTGAACAAGCCGGAGCTCCCAAGGGCGTATTACAGCTGGTTCATGGCGATAAGAGTGCGGTAGATATTTTGTTGACCCATGCAGATATCAAGGCCATTTCTTTTGTTGGCTCTGTGGGTGTCGGCCAATACGTGTATAAGACAGGAACCGACCATCTTAAACGGGTGCAGGCCTTTGCGGGAGCCAAAAACCACAGTGTCATTATGCCCGATGCCAATAAGGATCAGGTGCTCAATAACCTGGTCGGAGCGTCTGTGGGGGCTGCCGGTCAGCGCTGTATGGCGATCTCGGTCGCGGTTTTTGTCGGCGAAGCCAAAGCGTGGATCCCTGAGTTAAAAGCGCGCCTGGCCAAAGTGCGGCCTGGATTGTGGGATGACGACGAGGCCGGTTACGGCCCACTCATTAGCCCTCAGGCTAAAGAGCGGGTGCTAAGTCTTATCGCTAAGGGTAAGGAAGAGGGGGCAGAGTGCCTGCTGGATGGCTCAGAATTTACGCTGGCAGGTTATGAGTCGGGTAACTGGGTTGGCCCAACCATGTTCACCAAGGTGACGCCTGAGATGACCATCTACAAGGAAGAGATCTTTGGCCCAGTGCTTTGCTGTGTTGAGTCAGATTCGCTGGAAGATGCCATCGAACTGGTGAATGCCAGCCCATACGGTAATGGGACTTCTATCTTTACCGCCAGTGGCGCTGCGGCGCGCAAATATCAGCACGAAGTGGAAGTGGGGCAGGTAGGGGTGAATGTGCCTATCCCGGTACCACTGCCATTTTTCTCATTTACCGGTTGGAAGGGGAGCTTCTACGGCGACCAACACGCCTATGGCAAGCAAGCGGTACGCTTCTTTACTGAAACCAAAACCATTACTGCCCGCTGGTTTGAAGACGATATTCCATCCGGCCCCAATATGACCATTGCCTTGAAATAA
- a CDS encoding thiolase family protein: MNREKDIVIVAAKRTPMGGFQGSLSSVPAPELGAKAVSTLLADTGLAADQVDELLMGCVLPAGLKQAPARQVALGAGLAESVAATTVNKVCGSGMKTVMMASDLIKAGSAKVVIAGGMESMSQAPYLLDKARSGMRMGHGKALDHMFFDGLEDAYTGAAMGTFAQQTADDYQLTREQMDAFALSSLEKANAAITSGAFDDEIVPVTIASRKGDIVVDIDEQPGNARPDKIPTLRPAFAKDGTITAANSSSISDGAAALMLTSRAQAEALGLPVLAVIRGQTGHAQAPATFTTAPVGAITKLLEQTGWHKDDVDLYEINEAFAMVTMLAVSELGLDMARVNINGGACALGHPIGCSGARILVTLLHALRRRGLKRGIASLCIGGGEATAIAIEVQ; the protein is encoded by the coding sequence ATGAACAGGGAAAAGGATATTGTCATTGTTGCAGCTAAACGCACGCCGATGGGAGGCTTTCAGGGCAGTCTGTCCAGTGTCCCTGCTCCTGAATTAGGGGCTAAAGCGGTAAGTACTTTATTGGCGGATACGGGGCTGGCTGCAGATCAGGTCGACGAATTGCTGATGGGCTGCGTCTTACCCGCCGGGCTGAAACAGGCACCGGCTCGCCAGGTGGCCTTGGGCGCTGGATTGGCTGAGTCAGTTGCCGCCACTACGGTCAACAAAGTCTGTGGCTCTGGCATGAAAACCGTGATGATGGCCAGTGATTTGATTAAGGCGGGGAGTGCCAAGGTGGTGATCGCCGGGGGAATGGAGAGTATGAGCCAAGCTCCTTACCTGCTGGATAAAGCCCGCAGCGGCATGCGGATGGGACATGGCAAAGCCTTGGATCATATGTTTTTTGATGGGCTGGAAGATGCTTACACCGGCGCAGCCATGGGCACTTTTGCCCAGCAGACCGCAGATGATTATCAGCTGACCCGGGAGCAGATGGATGCCTTTGCCCTGTCATCGCTGGAAAAAGCCAATGCTGCGATTACCTCAGGTGCCTTTGATGATGAAATTGTGCCTGTCACCATCGCCTCGCGCAAAGGCGACATTGTCGTCGATATTGACGAGCAACCGGGTAATGCTCGCCCTGATAAAATCCCTACTTTGCGCCCCGCCTTTGCAAAAGACGGCACCATTACTGCGGCTAACTCTTCTTCTATTTCGGATGGCGCGGCGGCTTTGATGCTTACTAGTCGCGCCCAAGCCGAGGCTCTGGGATTGCCTGTACTAGCGGTGATCCGGGGGCAGACCGGTCACGCTCAAGCACCCGCTACATTCACCACCGCCCCGGTGGGTGCCATCACTAAACTACTGGAGCAGACAGGTTGGCATAAAGATGATGTGGATTTGTATGAGATTAATGAAGCCTTTGCCATGGTGACCATGTTGGCAGTCTCAGAGCTGGGACTGGATATGGCGCGGGTGAATATCAATGGTGGCGCTTGCGCGTTAGGGCATCCCATCGGCTGCTCTGGGGCACGGATTTTGGTAACACTACTGCATGCGCTGCGTCGGCGAGGACTAAAACGAGGTATTGCCAGTCTATGTATTGGTGGCGGGGAAGCTACCGCCATTGCGATTGAAGTGCAATAA